Genomic DNA from Clostridia bacterium:
GCTGGATTCCAGCACCTGATCACTAATCTCCTTAATAACCTACTTCCGCCCTGGCGGGGCTGGCCCTCCGCTCCGCATCCTTGGTGGAGCCACCTAGCGCTTGGGGTACCGAGCCGGTGAGGACCTATGCCGCTGCCTTTGCGAAAGCCTTTTTAGGCCGGCGCCAGCTGCAGTTTATCGGAGGGTCAGAAGCACCGTTACCCGGATCGCTGTTCCTGGGTCCGGGATCACCAATTCCAGAACCCTAGTCTCATCATAGTAGGTCCAAGCATCACCTGGTAGCTGATTGGCTCCGGCGTCGCCTGCATGGCTACTGCCATCCTTACTACCGTTGCCACGTCCACCACTATTATTCCTCGTTAGCCTTTCTTCGGCCGTGACCTCGTCCTGGGCGGGTAGGGCTTGCCAGGTTACCTGGCATGGCAAGTCAACTCCATGCAAGCGCAGGCGATAGCTCTTACGCCCTGGGCTAAATCCTTGGTGTTTATAACCAATGCCTATAGTCAGCTTATCCCTAAGCCGGCGCTGGTCAATGGTAAGCAGATTATATTTACCCTGTTCATAATCTCGGCTCCAGCCGTCATCCTCATAGAAT
This window encodes:
- a CDS encoding DUF5110 domain-containing protein — translated: GPDLLVAPITQAGQRERKVYLPAGKWFDFWNDRVHEGSSWIVTPAPLDHLPLFVRGNAIIPSWEPREWVGEKVPEELILDIYSLEESQIEFYEDDGWSRDYEQGKYNLLTIDQRRLRDKLTIGIGYKHQGFSPGRKSYRLRLHGVDLPCQVTWQALPAQDEVTAEERLTRNNSGGRGNGSKDGSSHAGDAGANQLPGDAWTYYDETRVLELVIPDPGTAIRVTVLLTLR